The DNA sequence AAACTATTACTTTGAAAGAAATTCTTAGATGCTTTGAGTTGGCTTTCGGCCTAAAAGTAAACTTCTTCAAGAGTAGTTTCGGGGGTATTCATGTAGATCAAAATTGGATCAACACTAATGCCAAAATGGTGAATTGCACTACTATGACAATTCTTTTCGTCTACTTGGGCCTACTGGTGGGAGCGAATGCAAGGAAGTAGAGCACATGGCAACCAGTGATTGATAACTGAGAAGGAAATTAACTTCATGGAGGAGGAGGCAATTGTCatttggtggaagaatttgcTTGGTTAAATTGGTACTTTCCTCTTTATCCCTATACtttctctatttctctctttctttaagGCACCCTAGAAATTTTTCAATAGTATTCAAAGGAATTTTCTTTAGGGGAGCAATAGGTGAGGAGATAAAAAGGGTAAGGTGGTATGTTGTGTACTCACCCATTGAGATAGGAAGTTTGGGTATAAAAGATTTAGAGACTTTCAATAAGCTCTTAGTTGGGCAAATGGCTATAGAGGtcgttgagagaaaaaaatgtctttGGAGAGATGTGttgaaggaaaaatataaaatatcgaGTTGGGATAGCCTAGTTAGGTGTAATTTTGTGAAGAGAGGTTCTCAATGGTAGAGTGATTTTTAAGCAATTGTGAGATGTTTGATAATAGGTTGGGGTGGTTCCCAAAATGTATTGAGAGTGATTGGTGAAGGTAGGGAAGTAAGCTTTTGCAACTCAAAGTGGGTTGGTAAGGAGAGCTTGGgcaagaaatttaattgaatgtaCTTACATTtggaacaaaaaaatggaagcatTTTGGAGATGGGCAAGTGGTGTAGGGGGTGTGGGTTATGGTGACGACCTTGATTTCAATGGGAAAACCGTGTGGTACAACAATTGTGGGATGTAATTGGAACAACAAAGCCAAAACAAGATGTCAAGGATGGATGCTAGTGGAACATGAATGAGGAGAAGAAGTTTGTGGTTAAGGAGGTCTATGCTATACTTCCTGGAGAGGGCCAGTTGGGCGAAGGAATGTTTTATAAACACTTGTGGAAACTACCTATCCCATCCAAAGTGAAGGGCTTGATTTCGAGAGGCACACATAACCACCTCCAAACTATGGGCAATCTGAAGAAGGGAAAAATCATTGATGATACTACTAGCTTTGAATGCATTTCCTGCAACTCAAGTATAGAAATAACAACTCATCTATTGTTTAAGTGCAAATTTTCATATTCTATAGGGGCAAGGTGCTATGAGTGGTATGGTGATGAGAGAGTTCTACCAGCTGACTATTTCAATCATTTTTGGCAACATAGAGGAAACATCAATGGCAAGAAAACCATCTTAGCATGGGGAGCAGTTTGGGCATCTGTCATTTGGGCATTGTGGAAGCACAGAAATGACATTAAATTCAATGGGGTAAGTCGTAATTTAGGGGTTGCTATGGATGCTCTCAAGCATAGAGCATGGACATGGTGCAAAGCTAACATTCATGGCTTCAATTCATCTCTGTATGTATGGTCCCTAGACCTTGCTAACTATTTGGCGCAACTTATATAATGGTTATAACCAATCTATGGTGTGTGAAGGGTGAGCTTGCAGTATACTTTGTAGAAGGGATACTTAGTGGCACATTCGTGCATGCCAATTGTTAGAACAAATGAGACAATgggtgaaagtttgaaaaagaaaagaaaaaaaaacttcaagtcccacatcgctcaaagtaaacacttgaatagtgtttcactctatatatagagagcccttttcttcattttttcttgtccCAGTTGAGAATcatttcctcaattttttttctccctcccatatttcagtcgatgcatttccggcaaacttctcccACTTTTTTTCTGTCGCACTaaattttcggttggctattagagtgacttttcaagtcatatttttcggttggctattagagttacttttcaagtcatattttaggttggctgttagagtgacttttcaagtcatatttttgggtggctttagagtgacttttcaagtcatacaagagggtgtaattctagaaaggttccctcagtgcagtgggaatcttatagAGTGATCTGGGCTATTTTATCCTAgggacttcgtggttgatagtctgcttgcacaatttttggcagtgccacgaaacgtcttaaagaaagcgacattgtccgcgactcagccagtaatttttttgtttatcataaattatttttacaacaattttaagacAGGTTTCAGTTCTGCCATGGCTACCGTAGATATTACTGGCTCGAACAGCAATGACCTCAACAaaccttttaggtttgaagggtATCCTTTCAAATGttggcaacaaaagatgatgttttcTTTAACTATGAGGAAAGTTGCCTATGTTTTGAACACTAATATTCCAATGGTACTTGAGGATGCTGAGAAGGAAgtgaaggataaaatgattATGGAATTAGCTCtttggaatgaaaatgattacctaTGCAAGAATTTCATTTTGAATGAGTTAGCTGATGATCTCTATGATTATTATAGCCCATATAAGTTTGCCAAATTAGTTTGGCTGGCTCTGGAAAAGAAGTATGATACTGAGGAAGTTGGGACTAAAAAGTATGTTGTTAGCCGCTACCTCAAGTATCAAATGACTGATGATAAATCAGTAGAGTCTCAATCCCATGAGATATAGAAAATTTCTCATGATATCATATCAAAGGGTATGGCTTTGGATGAGCAATTTCAGGTTGTTGTCATCATAGACAAGCTGCCTCCTGGTTGGAAGGATTTCAAAAACCTTCTCAGACACAAGACCAAAGAATTCTCTTTGGAGTCTCTGATCACACGTCTGCGCATTGAGGAAGAGGCACACAGACAAGATCAGAAAGATGAAGTGTTGGTTGTGTCTCACAACAACACTAAAAGGAAGAATGCAGGTGCAGTTCTGAAGCCTACTGGCAAAAACTTTAAGAATCAGAACCGCAATGTGAACAATACCTCCAACCGCAACAAGAACCCTCCAAGGGTCCAACATGCTAGACAACATCCACCTGCCAAGAATAATCCTGGTGAACCATTCCTCTGCTACAATTGTGGCAAACCAGGACATATGGCACGTAAATGCAAAAATCCTTCAATGACAGGTGCTCCCCAGGCTAACATGACTCAAGAGCCATACATAGTTGTGATAACTGAGATCAATATGATTGGAGGATCATATGGATGGTGGGTAGACACTGGCGCCTCCCGCCATGTCTATTATGATCGTGCTATGTTCAAAACATACAcaaatgttgaaaataagaaagtgttgTTGGATGATTCTCACACCACTACTGTTGTTGGAACTGGAGATGTTGAACTGAAGTGTACCTCTGGAAAGACTTTGATCCTCAAAGATGTGATGCATACTCCAGAGATGAGAAAGAATCTGGTTTctggttttcttttaaacaaggCTGGGTTTACTCAGACCATAGGTGCagatttatttactttgaccaaGAATGGGTTATTTGTAGGGAAAGGGTACGCCACTGATGGCATGTTCAAATTGAATCttgatattaataaagtttCTCCTTTTACTTACTTGCTGTGTGATTTTAATATCTAGCATTCTAGACTTTGTCATATAAATAGTCGTTGCATATCTAACATGAGTAACTTAGGTTTTATTCCAAAGCTATCTTCAAATCactttgaaaaatatgttttttgcagtcaatctaaaataactaagaaatcaCATAAATCAGTAGTTAAAGAATCTGAGCCATTGGATTTAATACATTCTGATATATGTGAATTTGATGTAATGTTGACCAAAAATGGAAAAcgatattttatcacttttattgatgactgctctgattatacatatgtatatcttatgaaaaataaaagtgaagcgcttgacatgtttaagttatatgtaatagaaattgaaaatcaattcaataagaaaattaagaaacttcgAAGTGATAGAGGCACAGAGTATGATTCTAGTttgtttaatgagttttataattttcatggaATCATACATGAGACAACTGCTCCATATTCACATGAAATGAACGGTAAAGCTGaaagaaagaacataacttttacagaattagttgtagctactatgttgagttctagtgcaacatctttttggtggggtgaaattttattaactgtttgttatgtgctaaatagaatccccaaatcaaaaagcaagacatctccctatgagacattaaagaaaaaacaaccaAAGTTGTCCTATTTGAGAACTTGGGGATGTCTGGCCTATGTAAGGATCCCAGACCCCAAGAGGGTTAAACTCGCAAGTAGAGCCTATGAATGTGTGTTCATTGGTTATGCTATTAATAGCAAAGTGTATAGGTTTTATGACCTAAACGCAAAAGTGATCATAGAGTCAAATGATgctgatttttatgaaaataaatttccttttaaattaaggaATAGTGGGGGTACTTCATCCGGTCACCTTCCtactattagtagtgaaaatcttgCACAACCAGAACCAGAAATAGAGCCATGAAGAGGTAAGAGAGCAAGAATTACTAGAGACTATGGGCCCGATTATATGGCCTATACATTAGAGGAGGATCCATCAAACCTCCAAGAagctttgtcttctttggaTGCTAACTTGTGGTAAGAAGCCATTaatgatgagatggattctttagaatctaacaagacctgacatttagtagacttgcctcctggttgcaaaccaattggttgtaaatggatcttgaaaaagaaactaaaacttGATGGTACTGTGGATAAATACAAGGCTCGCCTTATAGCCAAGGGTTTTAGGCAAAAAGAGAATGTGGATTTCTTCGAAACCTTTTCACCAGTCACTAGAATAGCATTTATTTAGGTGCTAATATCTCTTGCTGCTATTCACAGTCTAGTGGTacaccaaatggatgttaaaactgctttttaaatggtgaattggaagaggaaatctaTATGGAGCAACCTGAAGGGTTTGTGATTCATGGACAAGAAGGTAAAGTCTGCAAGTTAGATAAATCTTTGTATGgtctaaaacaagcacctaagtAGTGGCATGAAAAGTTTGATAGCTTAATAGTCTCGAATGGGTTTAAGGTGAATGAAAGAGACAAATGCATTTACTTCAAATctgtaaataatatttgcactATCATATGTGTATATGCCGATGACCTTCTCGTATTTGGTTCAAATATTCATGTAGTGAACAATGTGAAATCATTATTGTGtaacaactttgatatgaaaaaCCTTGGAGAAGCAAGTGTAATCCTTGGTATTAAGATTACCAGGTCAAAAGAGGGAATTTCTCTGGATCAATCTCACTACATTGAGaagatcttaaagaaatatgactacTTTAACTGTAAACCTGCTAATACACCATATGATCCAAGTGTAAAACTGTTTAAGAACACTAGTGAAGGTATACGACAAACTGAGTACGCAAGTATCATTGGCAGCCTTAGGTATGCCACTGATTGTACTAGACCCGACATAGCCTATGTTGTGGGATTATTATGCAGGTTTACCAGTAGACCTAGTATAGAGCATTGGCACGCTATTGAAAGGGTAATGAGGTAccttaaaagaaccataaaccttggattacattataaaagtTTTCCCGCTATACTTGAAGGATACAGCGATGCAGATTGGAACACTCTTTTCAGATGATTCCAAAGCAACCAGCGGCAATATATTTAGCATAGCTAGTGGGGCTGTttcttggaagtcaaagaaaCAGACTATCTTAGCTCAGTCCACTATGGAATCTGAGATGATAGCACTAGCAGCTGCTAGTGAGGAAGCAAGTTGGTTGAGAAGCTTACTTGCAAAGATTCCTTTATGGGAAAGACCGATACCAACTATGTTGATCCATTGCGATAGTACCGCGGCTATTGCAAAAATTGAGAATCATTATTACAATGGTAAGAAACGACAGATACGTCGTAAGCACAACACTGTTAGAGAATTACTCTCAACAGGAGCTGTTAGAGTGGATCATGTACGCACTGATGATAATTTAGCAGATCCTTTGACGAAAGGATTAGCTAGAGAAAAAGTCCATAACACTTCTAAAAGAATGGGACTATTGCCCTTACTGTGATGATCATTCATGATGGTAACTCGACCTAAATGACTGGAGATCCCAAGAACTAGGTTCAATGGGTAATAACAAGTTATgaagtgatatgagatgaacatgttgttataagtgaaagtagcatgattcctgaagtaacaagaggatgagttatgaaaaaattcttaattcttaatgAGATCTATACTCTATGTTGAGTGGAGTACCTAGGCTACACGAGTACTCTTGATAGACTCACCTATGTGAATGTGGAAGTGAGGGCcgcttcatatgaaattttgggcaaaaatttcTAGAGCGTTCACTATACCGAGATAGACGTGCATGGCCTTTAACGCACGGGCTTTATAGAATACACCTATGAAAAGgttgtgtgtggtttgatgtcggagatagagttcaagacttcgattcactctagtaaaatctaaatcttactcactatgcaaaggttcaagttgtatgacacctttgtttatgcacaattttatgaaatcctcgaaaatattttttttcaaatttcaagtggggGATTGTTAGAACAAATGAGACAATGGGTGAAagttggaaaaagaaaagaaaaaaaaaacttcaagtcccacatcgctcagagtaaacacttgaatagtgtttcactccctatatatagaaagccattttcttcattttttcttgtctcggttgagaagcattttctcaacttttttttctccttcccaTATTTCAGTCGATGCATTTCCgacaaacttctccctctttctttctatcGCACTaaattttcggttggctattagagtgacttttcaagtcatatttttcggttggctattagagtgacttttcaagtcatatttttgggtgtctttagagtgacttttcaagtcatacaagagggtgtaattctaaaaaggttccctcagtgcagtgggaatcttatacagtgatctgggctgttttatcttggggacttcgtggttgatagtctgcttgcacaatttttggcagtgccacgaaacgtcttaaagaaagcgatATTGTCCGCGACTCAGCCAATATATTGAAAGCGCTGGGCAAATGGCATGTGATATAATTGTCAATGCAGTGTTGTAGGAAAGGAAGTATATCACCTAGTATCTATAATTGAACCTTTGTACTATCATGGTTTCCGTTGATATTCCTTGTATCTATCTCAGCCATCtattaatatattcattttttgttgtgaaaaaaaatgcttatatatattttttatccataatatatatttgaattttatgtttaattcctgataaattttttattcgcACTACTCCATgatatttgaaaacttttgttttaGATCCTTGTCGTCAGTTAAGTGATGACGTATccgttaaatatttgataacacGATTTGTGGCAGCTCAAAAACTGTCagtatttatttcaaaatcaaatttaatttttttggaggtTAAATACCGtcaaaatcaattaaagtaaaaaataaatcaatcaaatattGAGAACTCTCTTTCGAGTCATCCACCAACCCTTCATCTACCTTCTTCTCCCTTCAACCTTCATCTTCGAAAacaaatctcaattttttttttaaaaaaaaagcagatGGCTTTTCCTCATCCCTTTGATAATTAAGATTTCACTTCATATATCCTCTCTTGCTAAACTTTTGCGTTGCAAAAATAAACTCAGACCCGACTTATCGTATTGGTGCTACAGTTGCCCATGCTTTGTTCACATCCACGAATAGAACGACGTTGTTTGTCTGTGCTGCCACAACGACTTCATCAAAAAGGTCATTGTTGCCTGATCGTCAAGGCAAGGCTTCCGCCGCCACCACAACATTGGGAACTACTCATCGTTCATCTCAGCGATCATGCTTAGGGGACCAGGGGAGGACGAGGAGAGCAACTTTGAGTTATACTACAATGGAGAAGGGTTCTGCCTGTTGCCATCCACCATGTCAAAGTTCTTGTTAGGATTAAGATTCAACCAATTGTTGGAGCATGTTTCACATATCAAGATCAACGGAGGGCAGAGAATCCACCAGCGTCGAAGGCAGAGATAGAGTCAATGTTGACGGTAGAAACCACTGAGTCTCACGTTGTGTTGCAACCACTGTGCCACGACCTAAAGCCTACCGCACCCTTAACCCAACAAAGGCAACCCACATTTGAAACCCAATTTTGGTGTCGATATAGTTTTGGGGTGGTTTTTTGAATTTCCACccaagaggaagaaagagaagagGGCAACAGAGACAGAGGTGAAAAAGAAGGGTggaataagagagagaaagaaattcatttttaatttgattttaaaataaatattgatgatTTTTTAGCAACCACAAATCatgttatcaaatatttaacggAAATGTCATAACTTAACTAACGACAAAGATCTAAAGTAAAACTGTTCAAATATCAAAGagcaaatgtaaaaaaaaaaaaaactatcagaGGTtgaacacaatatatatatatatatatataagacaaAAACAtggtcaaacaaaaataacacaaatacttaatataaatttagatgttagttaatatatttattagatgaattttgattttcataCTTAGCATCCCAAGTTATTAGATCCTGAGTCCACCCCTGCATACACATCCACAAAATAAGACCTAACTTGTCTATTAGAAAAAAGGACCGTCTCCTCGGAAAACTTCCTAAGCTCATATATAGACTTCTATGATTTTGGCCTAAATGATTATCACATTGTACCTAGCTAGTGCGATCAAGAGAAAATTGCACGCTCCAAAGAGTGTTCGCCAATTGCTCCAATCACATACACAgccagccaaaaaaaaaaacgcgGGTGGTACATGCTTTTACACATTCCACATGGTAGGACGACATACAAACAATTATACAATGCATAAGCAAGTATATATAGTGCATTTAGTAATATTGGTGAGATTATGACTAAAACTAAGCGATATGTAATTGGTCTCACTAACATTAGAATCCAATCATTAAATCAATATCTCATATTTAAGtcatatgaatgaaaaatgtgaTTAATTAGAAGGGAAGATTTTATTAAAGGTAAGCATTTAGACTTATTTAAAGATTAGTTATCAATCAAatcgataaatattttatatcaataataaaattaaaaatagttaaaactaacattattttttgctattttctcatttttattcattataattgattaatttaggtATAAAACTAATTACTATAAATATCTATATACTTTTTGCAATTTAttacaaaaagtaattattttggaaaatcCAAACAACTCAAAACCAAATTTACCTAATATATTtcactacaaaaaaattatataatttttaaaactaaatattttatttaatcaattataataataatcgactattaaagtaagttttaaaaCCATCTTGTTTTTATTACAATAATACCTAAAACTTTTGAGAACCAGGTCAGTTGGTAGGACTTATGGTAGACCTCGTTAGGCTTTGTTATTTCCAATTcaatccattttattttttaatgcggATTCAATCCATTTTATTGAATATGGATaagatttctataaaaaaatcaacccATGCCAACCCATAGGAATAACAAagtctttaattatccatgtaATGTAGTATATATCAAATGGATAATGATAAATACAtcgacatttttttttcacgttCAAACGCTATCAATTTATTTCATCATCCGAAACAAATGGATCGAGACAACGAGAATTTTctactataaatatttatttaaaaattcttgtttctctttatttatttttattatacgaTATCACttgttaatttacattttttaaaatatcaaataacatgagatattcatatattattttttttactgaagatattcatattaaattgataatttggATCATTGTTTCCTTGtcacccaattttttttttaagaaaaaaaacaggttcataataaatatttacattataaaaaaatcacatttataaTTCCTGTTTATAATAACTTGACAAATTACTACTTGATTCAAGATAATTATAATTCTCTTATATTTTACTATAAAAGACACTGAAGCAAAAAGAAttgcataaacttggaaataaACTAGTTTATgtctattttataaatttaacagtttagatttatttttatattgtaacAGTAGAATATCCACGTACAAAGAACATTTAGActatttagttaataataaaaaaagtcaatatATACTAGATATTAAATTCGACAAATTTACAcctttaataacttttaaaacaaataaactttatcaATCAAATCGTCGCATTCTTATGAAgtagattaaataaataaatttgatataatttaaaaactaattaacaattttttatttttctgtattttaatgtatactattatttaaaatatatataaattactattgttatattatatatttataagtatGTGACTTATTTAAA is a window from the Glycine max cultivar Williams 82 chromosome 2, Glycine_max_v4.0, whole genome shotgun sequence genome containing:
- the LOC102669862 gene encoding uncharacterized protein, whose amino-acid sequence is MNEEKKFVVKEVYAILPGEGQLGEGMFYKHLWKLPIPSKVKGLISRGTHNHLQTMGNLKKGKIIDDTTSFECISCNSSIEITTHLLFKCKFSYSIGARCYEWYGDERVLPADYFNHFWQHRGNINGKKTILAWGAVWASVIWALWKHRNDIKFNGVSRNLGVAMDALKHRAWTWCKANIHGFNSSLYVWSLDLANYLAQLI